The window GTCGATCCTGACCCCGGAGGGCGCGGCTGCGACTCCCGACATGGCCGCGCTCTGCCTGCTGACCCACACCGAGGAGATCCACGCGATCGCCGAGCCCCTGGTCGGCTCCTACGTCACCGCCGATCCCGCCACGACCGAGCCCTGGCGGACGATGCTCGCCGAGAACAGCGCGGGCGGCCAGCCCATCACGGTCCCCGTGCTCGTCGGCCAGGGTGAGGCGGACGAGCTCGTGCGTCCCGCCGCGACCGACGGGTACGTCGCCCGCCTCTGCGCGGCGGGGACGGATGTCGCCTACCACCGGTTCCCGGCGGTCGACCACGGCTATGCGGCGTACGCGACCCTGCCCGAGCTCCTCCTGTGGCTCCCGACGCTGGACTCGCCACGGGAGCCCCGCGATACCTGCGGGTGAGCGCTCAGGATTCCGCCAGTGCCGCGAGTTCGGCGAGCACCCGGGGATGGGCGAGGATGCGGAAATGGCCGCCGGTGTCGAGCACGACGTTCTTCGCCCCCGGCAACGCGCTGCCCTCGGGGATGTGCGGGTCGAACTCCGCATAGACCGACACGATCCGGGCGTTGACCTCGACCTCGCGCGCGAGCGCCAGGATGGACGGGTCGTCCGGAGAGAAGGCGCGCAGCACCCGCCCCGGCATGCGCCGGGCGTACCGGGAACCTCCGAACGGCGTCGCGACCGCCAGCATCGCCCGGATGCGGTGCCCCTCCGGTCCGGTCATGGCGAGCTTGCCCGCCAGACCTCCCTTGCTGTGCGCGACGAGGATCACCCCGGTGAGGTCGCGCGCACGCAGATGCTCCGCGATCTGCTCCGCCTCGTCCGCGACCGGGAACCGGTTGCGCCGCAGCGCATCCACCACGTGGACCGGATGACCCCGCTGGTGCAGCGCGACGATGAGCGGCTCCAGGAACCGCCACGTCTCGTACACCCCGGCGAGCACCACGATCGGCACGCCATCTCCGTCGGTGAACGCCCTCGCGTCATCTCGTCCGAAGAAGGAGCGGACCTGCCAGAACCCCGCATACGCGTAGTCGGCGGCCCACCAGCCCAGCCTCCTCACGACGTCGATGGCGCGCTCCGCTTCTCGCCTATGCTTCCCGACGTCGCAGCGTGCGGCCAGGCACCGGCCGTGTGCGTCAGGATCGCCGACGCGACGGCGCGGGGCGCGGACTGCTGGGCCACGTGGTGGTGACCGGGAATCTCGACGAGACGCGAGACGCGGGCGCTGTCCCGCAGCCGGCGGCACCACGCGCGACCCGCGATCGGATCCGCTCCCCCGCGGATCACCAGCAGCGGCACGGTCAGCTCCGCCACCCGCTCCTGAAGCCGATAGCCGATCATGTGGCGCGCCTGCCGCAGATACCACCGCACGCCGCAGCGGAGGTAGTCGGTGAAGACGATCGTGTTGATCGCGGGCGTCTCCCCCACGGTGTCGATCGCGAGGGCACGCGCCTGTGCCGGAATCGTGCGCCACCGCTCGTCCACGACCGGGCCGATCGCGACCACGGCGCGCACGTACTCCGGGCGGTGCAGAGCAGCCTCCACGGTCCATTGCGCGCCCATCGAGTGTCCGACGAGCACCACGCGGTCATCGCCGAGCGTTCCGATCACCTCGGCCAGTGCACTGCCCATCCGCTCCACCCCGACGTCGACGGAGGGCTTGGGCAGTCCGCCGAAGCCCGGAAGATCCATCGACACCACACGGGTGTGC of the Microbacterium sufflavum genome contains:
- a CDS encoding esterase/lipase family protein gives rise to the protein MRRLGWWAADYAYAGFWQVRSFFGRDDARAFTDGDGVPIVVLAGVYETWRFLEPLIVALHQRGHPVHVVDALRRNRFPVADEAEQIAEHLRARDLTGVILVAHSKGGLAGKLAMTGPEGHRIRAMLAVATPFGGSRYARRMPGRVLRAFSPDDPSILALAREVEVNARIVSVYAEFDPHIPEGSALPGAKNVVLDTGGHFRILAHPRVLAELAALAES
- a CDS encoding alpha/beta fold hydrolase, translating into MVVRTRLVLTSGLMFRLRETPRPAGSVVPTMVLVHGIGMSHRYLSRLHEALAEHTRVVSMDLPGFGGLPKPSVDVGVERMGSALAEVIGTLGDDRVVLVGHSMGAQWTVEAALHRPEYVRAVVAIGPVVDERWRTIPAQARALAIDTVGETPAINTIVFTDYLRCGVRWYLRQARHMIGYRLQERVAELTVPLLVIRGGADPIAGRAWCRRLRDSARVSRLVEIPGHHHVAQQSAPRAVASAILTHTAGAWPHAATSGSIGEKRSAPSTS